Part of the bacterium genome, GTTTTATCTGTGCGCATCTGTGGCTGCACGGTTACATGGACTCTATCCTGACTGGTCCAAACCATGAATAAGGCCGAATTTTGTATGCCTTCCCACTCGAAACTTGAAGACTAATCGATCCTAAGGATAGCCCGGAATGCCTCCTGGGGGATAGCAATCTTTCCGACCTGCTTAAGCCTCTTTTTGCCTGCTTTCTGTTTTTCCAGGAGCTTTCGTTTTCTGGTTATATCTCCTCCGTAACATTTGGCCGTCACATTCTTTCTTAAGGCCGGGATGGTCTCCCGGGCAATAATCTTGGCGCCGATAGCCGCCTGAATAGCCACGGCAAACTGCTGTCTGGGGATAACCTCTTTTAATTTTAAAGCCAAATCCCGGCCCTGAGAATAAGCCTTCTCGTAAGGGATAATATTGGAGAGGGCATCAACGACTTCGCCGGCAATAAGTATATCCAGCTTAACCAGTTTGGTTGGTCGGTAGCCGATATGTTCATAGTCAAAGGAGGCATATCCCCGGCTGGCCGACTTGAGACGGTCATAAAAATCCCGCACGATTTCATTTAAAGGCAGCTCATAAGTGAGGACCACCTGTCTGGCATCCAAATATTCCATATTCTTCTGAATTCCCCGTCGATTCTGAGCTAACTGCATAACTCCACCCAGGTATTCATGGGGCAGGATGATAGTGGCTCTGATATAAGGTTCTTCCATACTCGACAGTTTAGAAGAATCAGGGAAATTAGTCGGATTATCCACTTCAATTACCTTCCCGTCAGTCTGGGTAATACGATAGGGAACACTGGGAGGGGTGGCAATAAGTTCCAGGTTGTGTTCCCTCTCCAGACGCTCCTGAATTATCTCAGAGTGAAACAGTCCCAGGAAACCGCATCTATATCCAAATCCAAGGGCCTTTGAACTTTCCGGCTCATAGGTCCAGGAAGTATCGTTTAAGTGAAGTCTCTTTATGGCCTCAGAAAGGATCTCATAGTCCGGTGAATGGATGGGATAAAGACCACAGAAGACCATTGGTTTGGCTTCCTTGTAACCCGGCAGAGGCGTTTGGGCCGGCCGATGGTAATGGGTGATGGTATCACCGATTTTGGTGTCGGTTATATTTTTAATCCCGGCCAGGCAGTAACCTACTTCTCCGGCCTTAAGCGCCTCGGTTTGAACAAGATTGAGACGGAAAATCCCTACCTCGCTTACCTGGTAATCTTTTCCAGTCGACATTAGTTGAATCCTATCCCCAGCCTTTATCGTTCCATCCATGCCCCTCAAATAAATCACCGCTCCCTGGTAAGAGTCGAACCATGAATCAAAGATGAGCGCCCTCAATGGGGCCTCCGGGTCACCTTGAGGTGGAGGTATACGCCGGATCACGGCCTCCAGGATATCCTCTGTGCCTATA contains:
- the lepA gene encoding translation elongation factor 4, whose amino-acid sequence is MYLDRIRNFSIIAHIDHGKSTLADRLLEHTKTLDKRMMREQVLDDMDLEREHGVTIKAHPIRLTYQARDGETYTLNLIDTPGHVDFTYEVSRSLAATEGVILLVDASQGVEAQTLAHLHLAQSQGKVIIPALNKIDLPAADIDRVKSQLEDNLGLSAEECLLISAKEGIGTEDILEAVIRRIPPPQGDPEAPLRALIFDSWFDSYQGAVIYLRGMDGTIKAGDRIQLMSTGKDYQVSEVGIFRLNLVQTEALKAGEVGYCLAGIKNITDTKIGDTITHYHRPAQTPLPGYKEAKPMVFCGLYPIHSPDYEILSEAIKRLHLNDTSWTYEPESSKALGFGYRCGFLGLFHSEIIQERLEREHNLELIATPPSVPYRITQTDGKVIEVDNPTNFPDSSKLSSMEEPYIRATIILPHEYLGGVMQLAQNRRGIQKNMEYLDARQVVLTYELPLNEIVRDFYDRLKSASRGYASFDYEHIGYRPTKLVKLDILIAGEVVDALSNIIPYEKAYSQGRDLALKLKEVIPRQQFAVAIQAAIGAKIIARETIPALRKNVTAKCYGGDITRKRKLLEKQKAGKKRLKQVGKIAIPQEAFRAILRID